From Methanosarcinales archaeon, one genomic window encodes:
- a CDS encoding cytochrome c, whose product MTSKNFPVVIIILILIGLGGLLFLNYDSPGNLRPLWGSDLKTSFQSNGERIYYTGFNDQGQRIPTTQGPVWQYMHGGSCVDCHGVNGRGGVPVMMSYKIPSDISYEALTSEHGEEEEHPPYTDETIKISIRDGINPGGELLDPTMPRWQMSDSDLNDLLKYLKTL is encoded by the coding sequence ATGACTTCAAAGAACTTCCCTGTAGTCATAATAATATTAATCCTTATAGGACTGGGGGGACTGCTGTTTCTCAATTATGACAGCCCAGGAAACCTAAGACCTCTCTGGGGAAGCGATCTGAAAACAAGTTTCCAGTCCAATGGTGAGAGAATATACTACACAGGATTCAATGACCAGGGCCAGCGCATTCCTACCACTCAAGGACCCGTGTGGCAGTACATGCACGGCGGGAGCTGTGTGGACTGCCATGGTGTCAACGGCCGGGGTGGTGTACCGGTGATGATGAGTTATAAAATACCTTCTGATATCAGCTATGAAGCCCTGACCAGTGAACATGGTGAAGAGGAGGAACATCCACCATATACTGATGAGACTATTAAAATTTCAATACGGGACGGCATTAATCCCGGGGGAGAGCTCCTGGACCCCACCATGCCCAGGTGGCAGATGTCTGATAGTGATCTGAATGATCTCCTGAAGTATTTGAAAACCCTCTGA
- the fxsA gene encoding membrane protein FxsA — MFGSLLVLFVIVPFLELYILIELAGRIGPLSTFGIVVLTGIAGAALAKHQGLEVIKRIQTEMSFGQMPGDALFDGALVLVGGVLLLTPGILTDVTGFLLLVPLSRNLTKKYLRNWVSKKIQSGQMVYYSQNTYDM, encoded by the coding sequence ATGTTTGGATCTCTCCTGGTTTTATTTGTCATAGTACCTTTCTTGGAACTTTACATACTTATAGAACTGGCCGGACGTATAGGACCATTGTCCACATTTGGTATTGTTGTGCTAACAGGTATAGCTGGTGCGGCCCTGGCCAAACACCAGGGTCTTGAGGTCATTAAGCGAATACAGACTGAAATGTCTTTTGGACAAATGCCTGGTGACGCATTATTTGATGGGGCACTTGTACTAGTAGGTGGAGTCCTCCTCCTGACTCCTGGAATATTGACAGACGTTACAGGGTTTTTACTACTCGTACCTCTTAGCAGGAATCTTACCAAAAAGTATCTTAGAAACTGGGTTAGCAAAAAGATACAATCCGGACAGATGGTGTATTATTCCCAGAACACATATGATATGTGA
- a CDS encoding SHOCT domain-containing protein, whose amino-acid sequence MYGMTWGSGMGYGYMGLGLIFWILIIVGVVLLIKWLVDQGKTSGGEQQMSAMEVLNTRYAKGEITADEFEDMKKHLM is encoded by the coding sequence ATGTATGGAATGACGTGGGGTTCAGGTATGGGATATGGTTACATGGGACTGGGCCTGATATTCTGGATACTGATCATAGTTGGAGTGGTTCTGCTCATTAAATGGCTGGTAGATCAGGGTAAGACTAGCGGCGGTGAGCAGCAGATGTCTGCCATGGAGGTCCTGAATACCAGGTATGCCAAAGGTGAGATCACTGCTGATGAGTTTGAAGATATGAAGAAACACTTGATGTAA
- a CDS encoding DUF1699 family protein, giving the protein MKIRIVSSKDEIETIENEEIVHFAFRPSNKDIFILIKTCPKLKALHIPNSYNKTISKSTLMFLEMQGIELLEGDVWGHRSDVNEYYEIKPHIIDRIEELKNEGTSKEEIVSKLGVETRLSEDLIKFIV; this is encoded by the coding sequence ATGAAAATAAGAATTGTAAGTTCAAAAGATGAAATAGAGACAATTGAAAATGAAGAGATAGTTCATTTCGCATTCAGGCCGTCGAATAAGGATATTTTTATACTGATAAAAACGTGTCCAAAGTTGAAAGCTCTCCATATTCCAAATTCGTACAATAAGACAATATCCAAATCCACTTTAATGTTCTTGGAGATGCAGGGCATTGAACTTTTGGAAGGCGATGTGTGGGGTCATAGAAGTGATGTCAATGAGTACTATGAGATTAAGCCACATATAATTGACAGAATTGAAGAGTTAAAGAATGAAGGCACATCAAAGGAAGAAATAGTATCTAAGTTGGGTGTTGAGACTCGATTGAGCGAAGATTTGATTAAGTTTATAGTCTAA